From Butyricimonas paravirosa, one genomic window encodes:
- a CDS encoding zinc-dependent metalloprotease has protein sequence MKIKVLVVLMALVCVPLITDAKKREKKKKAGKTENVQTPKESAYDQLFKGKECTTVKGMITLHKVDGKLYFEFPLSLLGRDMLLGSTVSSISDNSNALVGQKNQTPLHVAFTMTDSMVYLREVTNPSRAQISSQSKDKHIEQAMEMGTRLPIMEGFAVKAYNADSTAVVFEATKFFVSDDSRMDPFDPYGKKVYYGQGTRRKRFQSELSYVGDIKAFSDNVSITSSLSYLQDIALHGMFVLVIDEPVTVGVNRSLVLLPEEPRMRPRLADPRIGYFVSGKEVITDDLDGVKDVYYINRWDLQPKDVEAYKRGELVEPVKPIVYYVDDAFPNEWKTAIHAGIRLWNKAFEKIGFKNAVQSYDFPKDDPEFDPDNIKYSCVRYCPVGMANAQGPSWVDPRNSEVVNASVLIYHDVIKLINNMRFVQTAQVDERVRTTKLPEDVLFESMRYIVAHEVGHTLGLMHNMAASASIPVESYRDAEFMEKYGTTPSIMDYARFNYIAQPEDKGVSLTPPELGVYDYYAIEWGYKPLLDARTPEEELPVLRKMISDKIGDPMFRYGKQQIGYGTFDPSSLTEDLSNDAVKAGEYGIKNLKYILKNLNHWMDSQDKDYTYRDNIYREICNQYSQYIYTALANVGGFYINEHFVGDPYKTYQVVPKEIQKRALRFAINELKNMEWLDCPEVVKNLEFDGSNARLLLKAFASSLVSTKRLALGVYRDPNGYSPQEYLDDLYNMIWASTLCGKNPTEAERILQTEVVNSLISGVNPAAGRKSMADMVLAKSRPAFGCACGGHQQLPDYQIREIMEKLPMRKAISMKATNFDQFSNLVERRQDLNDRLGYDFIQYVANISNDNNQHLLHQMILKIQNLMKVNKNNGSYETRGHYAYLLSQIEGFLKNK, from the coding sequence ATGAAAATCAAAGTTTTAGTTGTTTTGATGGCCCTTGTCTGTGTTCCATTGATTACAGATGCTAAAAAGAGAGAGAAAAAGAAGAAAGCAGGAAAAACGGAGAATGTTCAAACTCCTAAAGAATCTGCTTATGACCAACTCTTTAAGGGTAAAGAATGCACCACGGTGAAAGGGATGATTACCCTTCACAAAGTGGATGGAAAATTGTATTTTGAATTCCCGCTGAGTTTGTTGGGACGAGATATGTTGCTTGGATCAACTGTTTCCAGTATTAGCGATAATTCGAATGCGTTGGTGGGACAAAAAAATCAGACCCCGTTACACGTTGCTTTTACCATGACGGATAGTATGGTGTATTTGCGGGAAGTTACTAATCCTTCCCGGGCACAAATATCAAGCCAAAGTAAAGATAAGCATATTGAACAGGCCATGGAAATGGGAACTCGTTTACCAATTATGGAAGGATTTGCAGTGAAGGCTTATAATGCCGATAGTACTGCGGTTGTGTTTGAGGCAACTAAATTCTTCGTGAGTGACGACTCTCGGATGGATCCTTTTGATCCTTACGGAAAAAAGGTGTATTACGGGCAGGGAACCCGTAGGAAGCGTTTCCAGTCAGAACTGTCTTATGTCGGGGATATAAAGGCTTTTTCAGATAATGTCTCGATTACTTCCTCGCTTTCCTATTTACAGGATATTGCGCTTCATGGAATGTTCGTGCTGGTTATTGATGAGCCTGTGACGGTAGGAGTAAATCGTTCATTGGTATTGTTGCCGGAAGAACCGAGGATGCGTCCCCGTTTGGCAGACCCTCGTATCGGTTATTTCGTTTCCGGTAAAGAGGTGATTACGGATGATCTGGATGGCGTGAAAGACGTTTATTATATTAATCGCTGGGACCTTCAACCTAAGGATGTGGAGGCTTATAAGCGGGGAGAACTGGTGGAACCAGTGAAACCGATCGTTTATTACGTGGACGATGCATTTCCGAACGAATGGAAGACTGCCATTCATGCGGGAATCAGACTTTGGAACAAGGCTTTTGAAAAAATCGGTTTCAAAAATGCTGTTCAATCTTATGATTTTCCGAAAGATGACCCGGAGTTTGATCCGGATAATATCAAATATTCTTGTGTACGTTATTGTCCTGTCGGGATGGCTAATGCTCAGGGACCATCTTGGGTTGATCCTCGTAACAGTGAAGTGGTCAATGCTTCCGTGTTGATTTATCATGATGTGATCAAGTTGATCAATAATATGCGTTTCGTGCAGACAGCTCAGGTGGACGAGCGAGTGCGAACGACAAAGTTACCGGAAGATGTTTTGTTTGAAAGTATGCGTTATATCGTGGCACACGAAGTCGGACACACGTTAGGCTTGATGCATAACATGGCTGCCTCTGCCTCTATTCCCGTGGAATCCTACCGGGATGCGGAATTTATGGAAAAATACGGGACAACTCCTTCTATCATGGACTACGCTCGTTTTAACTACATCGCGCAACCTGAAGATAAGGGGGTCTCTTTGACTCCCCCGGAATTGGGTGTGTATGATTATTACGCTATCGAATGGGGATATAAACCCTTGTTGGATGCACGCACCCCGGAAGAAGAATTACCTGTTTTGCGGAAAATGATTTCAGATAAGATCGGGGATCCGATGTTCCGGTATGGTAAGCAACAAATCGGGTATGGTACTTTTGACCCGTCATCTTTGACTGAAGATTTGAGTAATGATGCTGTCAAGGCTGGTGAGTACGGGATTAAGAATCTGAAATATATTCTGAAAAATCTCAATCATTGGATGGACAGTCAGGATAAGGATTATACTTACCGGGACAATATCTACCGGGAAATTTGTAATCAATATTCTCAATATATCTATACTGCTTTGGCAAACGTGGGAGGATTCTATATTAACGAACACTTCGTGGGAGATCCTTATAAGACTTATCAAGTTGTTCCGAAAGAAATTCAAAAACGGGCTTTGCGTTTTGCCATTAACGAGTTGAAGAATATGGAATGGTTGGATTGCCCGGAAGTGGTAAAAAACTTGGAATTTGACGGTTCTAATGCCCGGTTGCTATTAAAGGCCTTTGCCAGTTCACTCGTTTCGACCAAACGTTTGGCATTAGGTGTGTATCGTGATCCGAATGGTTATTCTCCCCAAGAATATTTGGATGATCTTTATAATATGATTTGGGCCTCAACTCTTTGCGGAAAGAATCCGACGGAGGCAGAACGTATTCTGCAGACGGAAGTTGTAAATTCTTTAATCAGTGGGGTAAATCCGGCTGCGGGCAGGAAGAGCATGGCCGATATGGTGTTGGCTAAATCTCGTCCGGCATTTGGTTGTGCCTGTGGAGGGCACCAGCAGTTACCGGACTATCAGATTCGGGAAATAATGGAAAAATTACCGATGAGGAAAGCAATAAGTATGAAAGCTACGAATTTTGATCAATTCTCCAACTTGGTTGAACGCCGACAAGATTTGAATGACAGGTTGGGATATGATTTTATTCAATACGTGGCGAACATATCGAATGATAATAACCAGCATCTTTTGCATCAGATGATTTTGAAAATACAAAACCTGATGAAAGTAAATAAAAACAATGGCTCTTACGAGACTCGGGGACATTATGCTTATTTGTTATCGCAGATAGAGGGATTTCTAAAAAATAAATGA
- a CDS encoding PKD-like family lipoprotein, with the protein MKIRYILLLIITVLGVSSCYDDKGNYSYDPKNDIKITFDASYFEAILGEKIKLTPRLTFAIDSNDVDLSYKWTFLGKEISDQRNLEWVVDTVTSNHNVYLNVTDNRTGVTFSGGISAMLSSAYAKEAWVVLAKQNGKSVLSYIRETQEDDGSEYGKFTYTDIPDIYQLVNGEELGTEPVRVLEHFAARGGIGHFWVLQNGGQGCVDLSGEDFTKDILLNDIFLDGNLPVDFKPIDMIDMKWLTCVVNHDGKVYTRKKLTNQLYNSGYFIDRPLEFENEEVDGSRMVLAPFSDLNYTVMYDKVHNRFLAIADLKKETAGKVVKFTVDESGYAPDFARLDNLGNMEVLHTGYYEVKEGESGDQGYYSILRDRTTGNYYTHDFRVNAMSESSNPSAFPVLQCQIDLNQVINGTSKNVFNVLRSWVYGDDFGTPYVLISKDNELWLYDRDAKMPVEKYYEFPQGQIITAIDSESVGSRRVAIGMQSGEFYVLDLTRKAVNGQKEKLIYASTHNFGEIVHIRYKVCSGNGWGY; encoded by the coding sequence ATGAAAATAAGATATATACTTCTGTTAATCATTACAGTACTGGGAGTGAGTTCCTGCTATGATGATAAGGGAAATTATTCGTATGATCCCAAGAATGATATTAAGATTACTTTTGATGCAAGTTATTTTGAGGCTATTCTAGGAGAAAAAATTAAATTGACTCCGAGATTGACGTTTGCCATTGATAGCAATGATGTCGATTTGAGTTACAAATGGACGTTCCTTGGAAAAGAAATTTCCGATCAACGAAATTTGGAATGGGTTGTTGATACCGTGACTAGTAACCATAACGTTTATTTGAACGTGACCGATAATCGTACCGGAGTAACTTTCTCCGGGGGAATTTCAGCGATGTTAAGTTCTGCGTATGCCAAAGAGGCTTGGGTTGTTCTTGCGAAACAGAACGGAAAGTCTGTTTTGTCATATATCCGAGAAACCCAAGAAGATGATGGAAGTGAGTATGGTAAATTCACGTATACCGATATTCCTGATATTTATCAATTGGTTAATGGGGAAGAGTTAGGAACGGAACCGGTTCGAGTGCTGGAACATTTTGCAGCAAGAGGCGGTATCGGGCATTTTTGGGTACTACAAAATGGAGGTCAAGGATGCGTGGATCTATCCGGAGAAGATTTCACGAAAGATATTCTGTTGAATGATATTTTTCTGGATGGAAATTTACCGGTAGATTTTAAACCGATTGATATGATTGATATGAAGTGGCTGACTTGTGTGGTTAATCACGATGGAAAGGTATATACGCGTAAGAAATTAACGAATCAATTGTACAATTCCGGTTATTTTATCGACCGTCCGTTGGAATTCGAAAATGAAGAAGTAGATGGATCTCGTATGGTGTTGGCTCCTTTCTCTGATTTGAATTATACCGTTATGTATGATAAGGTGCATAACCGTTTTCTGGCTATTGCGGATTTGAAAAAGGAAACAGCAGGAAAGGTAGTGAAATTTACGGTGGATGAATCCGGGTATGCGCCTGATTTTGCCCGATTGGATAATTTGGGGAATATGGAGGTGTTGCATACTGGTTATTATGAGGTAAAAGAGGGAGAAAGTGGAGATCAGGGATATTACTCTATTTTACGAGACCGGACAACCGGGAATTATTACACGCATGATTTTCGTGTGAATGCGATGAGTGAATCTTCTAATCCTTCTGCATTCCCGGTATTACAGTGTCAGATAGATCTAAATCAAGTGATAAACGGAACCTCTAAAAATGTATTTAATGTATTACGTTCATGGGTGTACGGGGATGATTTTGGAACCCCTTACGTTTTGATTTCTAAAGATAATGAGTTGTGGTTGTATGATCGGGACGCTAAGATGCCCGTGGAGAAATATTATGAATTCCCGCAAGGGCAGATTATCACGGCGATAGATTCCGAGAGTGTTGGTAGCCGTCGGGTGGCTATAGGAATGCAATCCGGAGAGTTTTACGTGTTGGATCTGACAAGAAAGGCCGTGAATGGTCAAAAAGAGAAGTTGATTTATGCGTCAACTCATAATTTTGGCGAAATCGTACATATCCGCTATAAAGTATGTAGTGGTAATGGTTGGGGATATTAA
- a CDS encoding DUF4843 domain-containing protein — protein MKIYIILIAIVFALFSCSEEEIKTYHSERYLYFTTSLDSADLSVSFSHYPTNEEYKAGFEVNLMGDPLAEDAVYRISVVDTGTTALPEEYVLNMEPKFGANQLKDTLYVTLKKTERLNDGPVTLMIKLEEGNGFTPGLRRNRTVKVHFDNVESKPLWWEGDIITVYLGEYSPEKYKYFLIVTQVDATEIPVLLKENPTKLRVLALEFKDYLALHPELNMTVPIY, from the coding sequence ATGAAAATATATATAATTCTAATTGCGATAGTGTTTGCTCTTTTTTCCTGTAGTGAAGAGGAAATAAAAACTTATCATTCAGAACGCTATCTTTATTTCACGACAAGCTTGGATAGTGCTGATTTATCCGTGTCTTTTTCCCACTATCCGACCAATGAAGAATATAAGGCCGGTTTCGAGGTGAATTTGATGGGTGATCCTCTTGCAGAAGATGCTGTCTATCGTATCTCGGTGGTAGATACGGGGACTACGGCTCTTCCTGAAGAGTATGTTCTGAACATGGAACCGAAGTTCGGGGCCAACCAGCTGAAAGATACGCTTTATGTGACCTTGAAAAAAACGGAAAGATTGAATGATGGTCCCGTGACGTTAATGATCAAACTGGAAGAGGGAAATGGCTTTACCCCGGGGTTAAGGCGTAATCGCACGGTAAAGGTTCATTTTGATAACGTGGAAAGCAAACCTCTCTGGTGGGAAGGAGATATTATAACGGTATATTTGGGTGAATATTCTCCCGAAAAATACAAGTATTTCCTGATCGTTACTCAGGTTGATGCAACCGAGATCCCTGTTTTGTTAAAAGAAAACCCGACAAAATTGCGGGTGTTGGCATTGGAATTTAAAGACTATCTGGCTTTACATCCTGAATTGAATATGACGGTGCCTATTTATTAA